A window from Chitinophaga filiformis encodes these proteins:
- a CDS encoding STN and carboxypeptidase regulatory-like domain-containing protein — protein sequence MKHLFLLVALFFGSYAGYAQSPLNKTVTVDADHQRLAVVLDKISMQGGFHFSYVKEFIHDDSLVTVHVNNKSVKQVLDMLFQGNFQFREIGNQVIIQPGTSSKEKWFVVSGHVKDAVTGSPINNASVYERMQLISTMTNEQGYYKIRLRERERTAAMLTVSKDLYRDTIMLILSGHDQELDASIKPAPPIQLSVVDINKYSHVEQTMFGRFFLSSRQRMQSLNLSDFFTKQPYQYSLVPAIGTHGKIGSQVINKFSLNMIGGYTAGLSGVELASVFNIDQKDVKWVQIAGIFNIVGGRVTGVQLAGVHNHAMDSLKGVQAAGISNMLKRGFHGIQASGIYSQTGGDSKGGQLSGAISYSGGNLEGLQATGAIGVARGTVSGAQVAGAVNYSQGIGGAQIGGLVNVNIDTTNGAQISGAINYTRRLKGAQIGGLVNVNIDTTSGAQISGAANYTKGLKGAQIGGLVNVNIDTTSGAQISGAVNYTRRIKGAQIAGLMNVSIDTTIGTQISGLVNYAGILKGVQIGLLNYADSSDGYSIGLVSFVRRGYHQVQIYYNEVLDLNLAYKSGNRKLYSLMLAGMSLGRDRAYSFGYGIGHDFNLSPSAFITAEVTSQYIYLGNWNATNTLLRLQAAWNKRLMKNITFFAGPSFTLYHSDKPDVSDPPHEMKVLRHYSPFTFGKDVFGWFGWHIGIGFF from the coding sequence TTGAAACATCTATTCCTGCTGGTAGCACTCTTCTTCGGAAGCTATGCCGGTTATGCCCAAAGTCCGCTCAATAAAACGGTTACCGTCGATGCCGACCACCAACGCCTTGCCGTAGTACTAGATAAAATTAGTATGCAGGGCGGGTTTCACTTTTCTTATGTAAAGGAATTTATTCATGATGATAGCCTCGTAACAGTTCATGTAAATAACAAGTCTGTGAAACAGGTCCTGGATATGTTGTTTCAGGGCAATTTCCAGTTCCGCGAAATAGGCAACCAGGTCATCATACAGCCCGGCACCTCTTCCAAAGAGAAATGGTTCGTGGTAAGCGGCCATGTAAAAGACGCCGTTACAGGCTCTCCCATCAATAATGCCAGTGTTTATGAAAGAATGCAGCTCATCTCCACCATGACCAATGAACAGGGCTATTACAAGATACGCCTGCGTGAAAGAGAAAGAACTGCGGCCATGCTCACCGTCAGCAAAGACCTGTACCGGGACACTATTATGCTGATCCTTTCCGGACATGACCAGGAACTTGACGCCAGCATTAAACCGGCCCCGCCCATACAGCTCAGTGTAGTAGACATCAATAAATACTCCCATGTGGAACAAACCATGTTCGGCCGCTTCTTCCTGTCATCCCGCCAACGGATGCAGAGTCTTAACCTGAGCGACTTCTTTACCAAACAGCCTTACCAGTACTCACTTGTACCTGCTATTGGCACACATGGTAAAATAGGCTCGCAGGTGATCAATAAATTTTCACTGAACATGATCGGTGGTTATACGGCTGGCCTGAGTGGCGTTGAATTGGCGAGTGTGTTTAACATTGATCAGAAGGATGTGAAATGGGTACAGATCGCAGGCATATTTAATATTGTCGGCGGACGTGTAACCGGCGTGCAGCTGGCTGGCGTGCATAACCACGCCATGGATTCACTGAAAGGCGTACAGGCTGCGGGGATAAGTAATATGCTGAAACGCGGTTTCCACGGAATACAGGCAAGCGGTATATATAGTCAGACAGGTGGTGATTCAAAGGGCGGACAACTTTCAGGCGCTATCAGCTATTCCGGAGGGAATCTCGAGGGCCTGCAGGCTACCGGTGCTATCGGCGTGGCAAGAGGAACCGTGAGCGGCGCACAGGTGGCAGGTGCGGTCAACTACAGTCAGGGTATTGGAGGGGCGCAGATTGGTGGTTTGGTAAATGTCAATATCGATACCACCAACGGCGCACAGATATCCGGCGCTATTAACTATACCAGGCGACTGAAGGGTGCTCAGATTGGCGGTTTGGTAAATGTCAATATCGATACCACAAGCGGCGCGCAGATATCCGGCGCTGCTAACTATACCAAGGGACTGAAGGGCGCGCAGATTGGAGGTCTGGTAAATGTCAATATCGATACCACAAGCGGCGCACAGATATCCGGCGCTGTTAACTATACCAGGCGAATAAAGGGCGCTCAGATTGCTGGTTTGATGAATGTCAGCATAGACACCACCATCGGTACGCAGATATCCGGCCTGGTCAACTATGCCGGCATTCTTAAAGGCGTACAGATCGGATTACTCAACTACGCTGATTCCTCCGATGGTTACAGCATCGGCCTGGTTAGCTTTGTCAGAAGAGGTTATCACCAGGTACAGATCTATTATAACGAGGTGCTGGACCTGAACCTGGCCTATAAATCCGGTAACCGCAAGTTATACAGCCTCATGCTGGCAGGTATGAGCCTGGGCAGGGACAGGGCTTACTCATTCGGTTACGGTATCGGACATGATTTCAATTTATCCCCCTCGGCTTTTATTACTGCGGAAGTCACCTCCCAATACATCTACCTGGGCAACTGGAATGCTACCAATACCTTGCTCAGGTTACAGGCTGCCTGGAACAAACGGCTGATGAAGAATATCACCTTCTTTGCCGGACCTAGCTTTACGCTATATCATAGCGACAAGCCGGATGTAAGTGATCCTCCGCATGAAATGAAGGTGCTCAGGCACTACAGCCCCTTTACCTTTGGCAAAGATGTCTTCGGCTGGTTTGGCTGGCATATAGGCATCGGGTTTTTCTAG
- a CDS encoding agmatine/peptidylarginine deiminase → MNGLPTPKELGYFFPAEFHSHIATWLSWPHKEASWPGKIHTIYPYYSQFVKYLAESELVRINVNDEAMKAFATGHLRNAGVNMDKVEFFFHPTNDAWCRDHGPAFLINPAAQKKAIVDWNYNAWGGKYPPFDKDDVIPTRIAEHFKLPVYNPGIIMEGGSVEFNGKGTVLTSCCCLLNENRNPHLKQEDIEYFLQEFYGVDQVLWVDEGIVGDDTDGHIDDTVRFVNEDTVLTVVESNKQDENYELLQGNLRQLQQMRLLNGKQLNVVELPMPDAVVYDDQRLPASYANFYISNKHVIVPVFNSKNDDKALQIIAECFKDREVVGIDSTEIIWGLGSFHCLSQQEPAI, encoded by the coding sequence ATGAACGGACTACCAACGCCGAAAGAGCTGGGATACTTTTTCCCGGCCGAATTCCATTCGCATATCGCTACCTGGCTGAGCTGGCCACATAAAGAAGCCAGCTGGCCCGGAAAGATCCATACGATCTATCCCTACTACAGCCAGTTTGTAAAATACCTGGCAGAAAGTGAACTGGTCCGTATCAACGTGAATGATGAAGCCATGAAGGCTTTCGCCACAGGTCACCTGCGCAATGCCGGTGTCAATATGGATAAGGTGGAATTCTTCTTCCATCCTACCAATGACGCCTGGTGCCGCGACCATGGCCCTGCCTTCCTTATCAACCCGGCTGCGCAGAAAAAAGCCATCGTAGACTGGAACTATAATGCCTGGGGCGGCAAATACCCTCCGTTCGACAAGGACGATGTGATCCCGACCCGTATCGCCGAACATTTCAAGCTGCCGGTATACAATCCGGGTATTATCATGGAAGGTGGTTCTGTGGAATTCAACGGCAAAGGCACGGTCCTGACCTCCTGCTGCTGCCTGTTGAATGAAAACCGTAATCCACACCTGAAACAGGAAGACATCGAATATTTCCTGCAGGAGTTCTATGGCGTTGACCAGGTATTATGGGTGGATGAAGGCATCGTCGGAGACGATACCGACGGTCATATCGACGATACGGTCCGTTTTGTGAACGAAGACACCGTCCTCACCGTCGTGGAAAGCAATAAGCAGGACGAAAACTACGAACTGCTGCAGGGCAACCTCCGTCAGTTACAGCAGATGCGCCTGCTGAATGGCAAACAGCTGAACGTGGTGGAACTGCCGATGCCGGATGCTGTAGTATATGACGACCAGCGCCTGCCCGCCTCATATGCTAATTTTTACATCAGTAATAAGCACGTGATCGTTCCGGTATTCAACTCTAAGAACGACGATAAGGCGTTGCAGATCATTGCGGAATGCTTTAAAGATCGTGAAGTCGTAGGTATTGACTCTACTGAGATCATCTGGGGCCTTGGCAGCTTTCACTGCCTGAGTCAGCAGGAACCCGCTATCTAA
- a CDS encoding DUF5074 domain-containing protein has translation MRFYRSLLLVCGLLTGLAACRKGATVVPGDDTHVGADSLRNGFYLLNEGNMGMNLATLDYYNSGTGIYSSNIYSTINPGATKELGDVGNDLKIYGGRLYAVIAMSDKVEVMDVHTAKRIGQINVPSCRYITFYKGKAYVSSYATTAGGTSGVNGYVAEVDTATLQVIRTAGVGRQPEEMAISGDKLYVANSGGYSPGNFERSLSVIDMQTFKETKRIDVAVNLHHVKADRYGDIYVTSRGDYYDLHSKLYVINTQLDIVKDSLQLAVSDLWISGDSAYVYGVEWSYITNKNTISYGIVDIKNEHILTNRFITDGTDAQITTPSGIAVDPTTKEIYVTDAKDNLLPGTLYCFSPAGKKKWSVTTGDIPGHFAFVRN, from the coding sequence ATGCGTTTTTACAGATCATTGCTGCTTGTGTGTGGATTGCTGACGGGGCTTGCTGCTTGTCGCAAGGGCGCCACTGTCGTACCGGGTGATGATACTCATGTGGGTGCAGACAGCCTGCGCAATGGTTTTTACCTGCTGAATGAGGGCAATATGGGTATGAACCTGGCTACGCTTGATTATTATAATAGCGGTACGGGTATTTACAGCAGTAATATTTACAGTACTATCAATCCCGGAGCAACGAAGGAATTGGGGGATGTGGGGAACGATCTCAAGATCTACGGTGGCAGGCTATATGCGGTGATCGCCATGTCTGACAAGGTGGAAGTAATGGATGTACACACGGCCAAACGTATCGGGCAGATCAATGTGCCATCGTGCCGGTATATTACTTTTTACAAGGGAAAGGCTTATGTCAGCTCTTATGCTACCACGGCTGGCGGCACTTCCGGTGTGAATGGCTATGTAGCGGAAGTGGACACGGCCACCTTACAGGTGATACGCACTGCCGGTGTGGGCCGGCAGCCGGAGGAGATGGCCATATCTGGCGATAAGCTGTATGTAGCCAATTCCGGGGGATATAGTCCGGGGAACTTTGAACGCAGCCTGTCGGTGATAGATATGCAGACTTTCAAAGAGACAAAACGTATAGATGTAGCCGTGAACCTGCACCATGTAAAGGCGGATAGATATGGCGATATCTATGTGACCTCCCGGGGCGACTATTACGACCTGCATTCAAAGCTGTATGTCATCAATACACAGCTCGATATTGTAAAAGACTCTCTGCAGCTGGCGGTCAGCGATCTTTGGATATCGGGCGACAGCGCCTATGTTTACGGCGTGGAGTGGAGTTATATAACGAATAAGAATACCATCAGCTATGGTATTGTTGATATTAAGAATGAACATATCCTGACGAACCGGTTCATTACAGATGGAACGGATGCGCAGATAACAACACCATCCGGTATAGCCGTCGACCCTACCACTAAAGAGATCTATGTAACGGACGCGAAAGACAACCTGCTGCCGGGTACATTATATTGTTTCAGCCCGGCGGGCAAAAAGAAATGGAGTGTGACCACGGGAGATATTCCGGGGCATTTTGCTTTTGTACGGAATTAA
- a CDS encoding DUF5074 domain-containing protein gives MHKNLRSWLIAGLMLAVASCSDDDAVTPPPGKYDNGFYIISEGNYSVAAGDVNFYDYDKDSIYKYAYSAENPGKKLGTSTTTMQFGTIYNGKLYLVGKFDGPFVAADAATLKETGRVDSLPGHDGRAFLGVDDSRGLLSTGVGLYPVTLSTLALGTKISSVDGEVKDMIKSGNYIFLISARDGIVALNANDYSLAKKLGTAVSGFVQGKDGNVWAASATQLKKINAATLAVDSITTGFPVHYNEWTYTNSSMVASTTDNAIFIVSGNNKVYRYTGDIASLATPFITLPAGQYFYGKGIGYDKTKNYLVLNSNTNIYGADANNTIYIYNATTGALQRSKTYEGYYFPGMAVFH, from the coding sequence ATGCATAAAAATTTACGCTCCTGGTTAATAGCCGGCTTAATGTTAGCCGTAGCCTCCTGTTCTGATGATGATGCGGTAACACCTCCTCCCGGCAAGTATGACAATGGTTTTTACATCATCAGCGAAGGCAATTATAGTGTTGCTGCCGGTGATGTTAACTTCTACGATTATGATAAGGACTCCATCTATAAATACGCCTATTCTGCGGAAAATCCCGGTAAAAAGCTGGGTACTTCCACCACCACCATGCAGTTTGGAACTATTTACAATGGGAAGTTATACCTGGTGGGTAAATTTGACGGCCCGTTCGTAGCGGCTGATGCAGCGACCCTGAAAGAGACCGGAAGAGTGGACAGTTTGCCGGGCCATGACGGCCGGGCTTTCCTGGGTGTGGATGACAGCCGTGGATTGCTCAGTACCGGTGTGGGTTTATATCCTGTTACCCTGTCTACGCTCGCATTAGGTACTAAGATCAGCAGTGTGGATGGTGAAGTGAAAGATATGATCAAAAGCGGTAATTATATATTTTTAATATCCGCCAGAGATGGCATCGTGGCCCTGAACGCCAATGATTACAGCCTGGCGAAGAAACTGGGGACTGCAGTATCAGGCTTTGTACAGGGTAAAGATGGTAATGTATGGGCTGCCTCCGCCACACAGTTGAAGAAGATCAATGCAGCTACGCTGGCGGTGGATAGCATCACAACCGGTTTCCCTGTTCATTATAATGAATGGACATATACCAATAGTTCTATGGTAGCATCCACTACAGATAATGCTATCTTTATCGTTTCCGGCAATAACAAGGTATACCGCTATACCGGTGATATTGCGTCTCTGGCTACGCCCTTCATCACCCTTCCCGCAGGACAATACTTCTACGGAAAAGGTATCGGTTATGATAAAACGAAGAATTACCTGGTGTTGAACAGCAACACGAATATCTACGGCGCTGATGCCAACAATACGATCTATATATACAATGCGACTACAGGGGCCTTGCAACGCAGCAAGACTTACGAGGGATATTATTTCCCTGGCATGGCTGTTTTCCATTAA
- a CDS encoding murein L,D-transpeptidase catalytic domain family protein codes for MKKPVKKLIKYTLAAGLFAGILFTIAPTEGSKTKTIPLAEKRFSNKDALFALLKLDSLGLSKEAFNYALSGLEKLEKEGKLKNPDLLTIADFSQPSNKKRLFVIDLKNETVLFNTFVSHGRNSGTAVATSFSNAPESFKSSLGFYVTGDTYKGQHGYSLRLQGEEQGINDNAMSRGIVMHSAAYVSEQIAKLQGYIGRSLGCPAIPEKIHRQIIEVIKNGSCLFLYSPDKSYMANSKILAADKDTTVA; via the coding sequence ATGAAGAAACCTGTTAAAAAACTCATTAAGTACACCCTTGCCGCCGGTCTCTTTGCCGGAATCCTCTTTACCATTGCTCCGACTGAGGGAAGCAAAACCAAAACTATCCCGCTTGCCGAAAAGAGATTTAGCAACAAAGATGCCTTGTTTGCATTGTTGAAGCTGGATTCCCTTGGACTTTCGAAAGAGGCATTCAACTATGCCCTGTCCGGTTTGGAAAAACTGGAAAAAGAAGGTAAGTTGAAAAATCCCGACCTGCTGACCATCGCCGACTTTAGTCAGCCGTCCAACAAAAAGCGTTTATTCGTGATTGACCTGAAGAACGAAACTGTACTGTTTAACACCTTCGTGTCTCATGGACGTAATTCAGGTACTGCCGTGGCCACCTCTTTCTCCAACGCACCCGAAAGCTTCAAAAGCAGCCTGGGATTTTATGTAACCGGAGATACTTATAAAGGGCAGCATGGATATTCCCTGCGTTTACAGGGTGAAGAGCAGGGTATTAACGACAACGCTATGAGCAGGGGCATCGTGATGCACAGCGCAGCATATGTCAGCGAGCAGATCGCTAAACTGCAGGGATATATCGGACGTAGCCTGGGTTGCCCGGCTATTCCTGAAAAAATACACCGGCAGATCATCGAAGTGATTAAAAATGGCAGCTGTCTGTTCCTGTATAGTCCCGACAAATCGTATATGGCTAATTCAAAGATATTAGCGGCGGATAAAGACACTACCGTCGCATAA
- a CDS encoding TonB-dependent receptor — MDNRHYIRSVFLFILCIAAHYRLHAQDKVALPAKDSAAARMLQGVTIFSDRSNPVSPVQTLSGIALEKMNSLSVADAVRFFSGVQLKDYGGLGGLKTLNVRSMGTNHTGVFYDGIQLGNAQNGTVDLGRFSLDNIEQIDLYNAQKGVLLQPAKGFAAASAIYLQSRKPVFGEGEKTHGKVAFKTGSFGLVNPSVRLEQRLSERLSAAVSSEWLHGNGRYKFRYTNGTYDTTAVRENAAIDAARVEAGLFGQLRDSSSWQAKVYYYNSTRGLPGAIVSNKFLNGQHQWDRNFFIQSSYRKQFGKRYTMLLNAKFMYDYVRYLDTAIVTVDGPLMNRYQQKEYYISSANQYRLTSFWDVALSADFQVNEMTAVNLDHFAIPTRYSTLAAAATQLRLGPVALQGNLLATIVNERTKAYTAGRDFHRFTPTILASWQPFGGEDLKLRAFYKNSFRMPTFNDMYYSTVGNPALRPEYAKQYNIGAGYARNREGFLQFLSLQADAYYTHVKDKIVAAPGRNFQWMMQNIGSVDIYGIDANVQLSPVLLRAVKTDFSLKYTYQKAMDMSNPAEVNYKDQIAYIPVHSGSFVAHASWNRWDVNYSFIYVGERYFLNTNIPLYYMEPWYTSDVSVTTSLLFGGKLLKLTGELNNIFNQYYDVVINYPMPGRYYRLTASINF; from the coding sequence TTGGACAATCGCCACTACATACGATCCGTATTTCTTTTTATCCTGTGCATCGCAGCTCACTACAGACTGCATGCACAAGATAAAGTGGCGCTGCCTGCGAAAGATTCTGCAGCCGCCAGGATGCTACAGGGCGTGACCATCTTCTCTGACAGGAGTAACCCCGTATCGCCGGTACAGACGTTAAGTGGCATTGCGCTGGAAAAGATGAACAGTCTTTCCGTTGCCGATGCGGTACGTTTCTTTTCCGGGGTGCAGCTGAAGGACTATGGCGGATTAGGTGGATTAAAAACTCTGAATGTGCGCAGTATGGGCACCAATCATACCGGTGTGTTTTACGACGGTATCCAGCTGGGCAATGCACAGAACGGAACCGTGGACCTGGGTAGGTTTTCTTTGGATAATATAGAACAGATAGATCTCTATAACGCGCAGAAAGGAGTGCTGCTGCAGCCGGCGAAAGGATTTGCCGCAGCTTCGGCCATTTACCTGCAATCCCGTAAGCCGGTGTTCGGGGAGGGTGAAAAGACCCATGGAAAAGTGGCGTTTAAAACAGGCTCTTTTGGACTGGTGAATCCGTCTGTGAGACTGGAGCAACGCCTGTCTGAGCGCTTATCGGCCGCAGTAAGCAGTGAATGGCTGCATGGCAATGGCCGTTATAAGTTCAGGTACACCAATGGCACCTACGATACCACTGCTGTCAGGGAGAATGCCGCGATCGATGCTGCCCGCGTGGAAGCAGGATTGTTTGGGCAATTGAGGGACAGCAGCAGCTGGCAGGCAAAGGTGTATTATTATAATTCTACACGCGGATTGCCAGGCGCTATTGTCAGTAATAAGTTCCTTAACGGACAGCATCAGTGGGACAGGAACTTTTTCATACAATCATCTTACAGGAAGCAATTCGGGAAGCGGTATACCATGCTGCTGAACGCGAAGTTCATGTATGATTATGTCCGCTACCTGGATACGGCGATCGTTACAGTGGATGGCCCGCTGATGAACCGGTATCAGCAGAAAGAATATTACATTTCTTCCGCCAACCAGTATCGGCTTACTTCTTTCTGGGATGTGGCTTTATCGGCCGATTTCCAGGTGAATGAAATGACGGCAGTGAATCTCGATCATTTTGCAATTCCCACCCGTTACAGCACACTGGCAGCGGCGGCTACACAGCTACGCCTTGGACCGGTTGCGCTGCAGGGAAACCTGTTGGCCACTATCGTGAATGAGCGCACCAAAGCGTATACAGCGGGCAGGGATTTTCATCGGTTTACCCCTACAATATTAGCGTCCTGGCAGCCCTTCGGGGGAGAAGACCTGAAGCTCAGGGCTTTTTATAAGAACAGTTTCCGGATGCCGACCTTTAATGACATGTATTATAGTACGGTGGGAAACCCTGCGTTAAGGCCGGAATATGCTAAACAGTATAATATCGGGGCAGGATATGCCAGGAACAGGGAAGGCTTCCTGCAGTTCCTTTCCCTGCAGGCAGACGCGTATTACACGCACGTAAAGGACAAGATCGTGGCTGCTCCGGGGCGCAATTTCCAGTGGATGATGCAGAATATCGGCTCGGTGGACATTTATGGCATTGACGCCAACGTGCAGTTGTCGCCCGTATTGCTGCGGGCCGTGAAGACAGACTTTTCCCTGAAGTATACCTACCAAAAGGCCATGGACATGAGCAATCCGGCGGAGGTCAATTACAAGGACCAGATCGCATATATCCCGGTACATAGCGGATCGTTTGTGGCCCATGCCTCCTGGAACAGGTGGGACGTAAACTACAGTTTTATTTATGTGGGGGAAAGATATTTCCTGAATACCAATATTCCGCTATATTACATGGAACCCTGGTATACCAGCGATGTGTCGGTCACAACCAGTTTATTGTTTGGCGGCAAGCTGCTGAAGCTGACAGGGGAATTGAACAATATATTCAACCAGTACTATGATGTTGTAATCAACTACCCAATGCCGGGTCGTTATTATCGTCTTACTGCCAGTATAAATTTTTAG
- a CDS encoding murein L,D-transpeptidase, with protein MRTITILLLVVAGLLVFSYSCNSKVVKEQQETISITPRNTQITPANAYNDLFLDTSDVAGFIAKQKLNDTLANRLRSFYNARNYEFAWFDSHGLNEQAYGFRSLYDYSVDTSENNKSLEYRLNAMMTGDSDSAASPRDANIVKTELQLTLRLINYYLNVGPDKTVEGLESAVPAKKDEIMKKAAAMLDDKKKDGLNTNYSALVKALQQYTDIAKKGGWDTVTVEKKKRYKKGDSTALIAWVKRRLQTTGEYPEKDTTIVFNDGLENAVKLFEATHGHTPRGIITDTLLREMNIPAIKLVERMLINLERMRWAPPTPEGRLILVNIPEFALHVWNGKNKEFDMPVVVGKEGKSTTMFSGDLNQIVFSPYWNLPNSIVREEVLPAMSRNGNYLSEKHMEVTGERNGLPVIRQLPGEDNPLGKVKFLFPNSFNIYFHDTNQKYLFQKDQRAFSHGCIRLGDPVRLANYLLADNDTWTPERIDSAMNSGKEKYVKIKDPVPVLITYYTAWVDEGGRTQFREDIYDHDAYTAAKLFTDPK; from the coding sequence ATGAGAACGATAACTATATTGTTGCTGGTAGTGGCTGGGTTGCTTGTATTTTCCTACAGCTGTAACAGCAAAGTTGTGAAAGAGCAACAGGAGACCATTTCCATTACCCCAAGAAATACGCAGATCACGCCTGCAAACGCCTACAATGATCTTTTTCTTGACACCAGTGATGTTGCTGGTTTCATCGCGAAGCAAAAGCTGAATGATACGCTTGCCAACCGTTTGCGTAGCTTTTACAATGCACGCAATTATGAGTTTGCGTGGTTTGATAGTCATGGGTTGAATGAACAGGCCTATGGCTTCCGCAGTCTCTATGATTACAGCGTAGATACAAGCGAGAATAATAAGTCGCTCGAATACCGCCTGAACGCCATGATGACGGGCGACAGCGATTCTGCAGCTTCTCCGCGTGATGCTAATATCGTGAAGACGGAGTTGCAGCTCACCCTGCGGCTCATTAACTATTACCTGAATGTTGGTCCTGATAAAACAGTGGAAGGGCTGGAAAGTGCGGTGCCAGCGAAGAAGGATGAGATCATGAAGAAGGCCGCGGCGATGTTGGATGATAAAAAGAAAGACGGCTTAAACACTAATTATAGTGCCCTGGTAAAGGCCCTGCAGCAGTATACAGATATCGCGAAAAAAGGTGGATGGGATACCGTTACAGTAGAGAAGAAAAAACGGTATAAAAAGGGGGACAGTACCGCCCTTATTGCCTGGGTGAAAAGGCGTTTGCAGACGACGGGTGAATATCCTGAAAAAGATACAACAATCGTGTTCAATGACGGACTGGAGAATGCAGTGAAACTGTTTGAGGCCACACATGGACATACGCCCAGGGGGATTATTACAGATACCCTCTTACGTGAGATGAATATTCCGGCTATTAAACTGGTAGAGCGGATGCTGATCAACCTGGAGCGGATGCGCTGGGCGCCACCTACACCGGAAGGCCGGCTGATACTGGTGAACATCCCGGAGTTCGCTTTACATGTATGGAATGGTAAGAACAAGGAGTTTGATATGCCCGTGGTAGTAGGGAAGGAGGGAAAGAGTACGACCATGTTCTCGGGCGACCTGAACCAGATCGTGTTCAGCCCTTACTGGAACCTGCCGAACAGTATTGTGCGGGAGGAAGTATTGCCCGCAATGTCGCGTAATGGCAATTATCTCAGTGAAAAGCACATGGAGGTGACAGGAGAACGGAACGGACTACCCGTAATCCGGCAATTGCCTGGAGAAGATAATCCCCTCGGGAAGGTGAAGTTCCTGTTCCCCAACAGCTTCAACATTTATTTTCATGACACCAATCAGAAGTATTTATTCCAGAAAGATCAGCGGGCTTTCAGTCACGGCTGTATCCGCCTGGGAGATCCTGTCAGGCTGGCCAACTACCTGTTAGCAGACAATGATACCTGGACGCCGGAAAGAATTGATAGTGCAATGAACAGTGGGAAGGAAAAATATGTTAAGATAAAGGACCCGGTACCAGTGCTGATCACTTATTATACTGCCTGGGTCGATGAAGGAGGAAGAACGCAGTTCAGAGAGGATATCTACGACCATGACGCCTATACAGCCGCTAAACTCTTTACGGATCCGAAATAA
- a CDS encoding carbon-nitrogen hydrolase, which yields MSKVKVGFVQMSCSKDKAENLAKASKGIRDAAAKGAQIVCLQELFTSLYFCDVEDYDNFSLAEPIPGPSTDSLQKVAAELGVVIIASLFEKRAQGIYHNTTAVLDADGTYLGKYRKMHIPDDPAYYEKFYFTPGDLGYKVFKTKFATLGVLICWDQWYPEAARITALMGAEILFYPTAIGWATSQDEATNTEQYNAWQTIQRSHAVANGIHVVSVNRVGFEQEGRMKFWGGSFISNPFGTIIYQASHDQEEVYVQELDLNTTDRYRTHWPFMRDRRIDSYAPITKRFIDEA from the coding sequence ATGTCAAAAGTTAAAGTAGGTTTTGTGCAAATGTCCTGCAGCAAAGACAAGGCTGAAAACCTTGCCAAGGCTAGCAAAGGTATCCGTGACGCCGCCGCTAAAGGTGCGCAGATCGTTTGTCTGCAGGAATTGTTTACTTCCCTTTATTTCTGTGATGTGGAGGATTACGATAATTTCTCCCTGGCAGAACCTATTCCCGGTCCTTCTACCGATTCCCTCCAGAAGGTAGCCGCAGAACTGGGCGTGGTGATCATCGCCTCCCTGTTCGAAAAACGGGCACAGGGTATCTACCACAACACTACAGCTGTACTGGATGCAGACGGAACCTACCTGGGTAAATACCGTAAAATGCATATCCCGGACGATCCGGCTTATTACGAGAAATTTTATTTCACCCCGGGCGACCTGGGATATAAAGTCTTCAAGACAAAATTCGCCACCCTCGGTGTACTCATCTGCTGGGACCAGTGGTATCCGGAAGCCGCCAGGATCACTGCTCTTATGGGCGCAGAAATACTGTTCTATCCGACCGCTATCGGCTGGGCAACCTCCCAGGATGAAGCAACCAACACAGAGCAGTACAATGCATGGCAGACCATTCAGCGTAGTCATGCCGTTGCCAACGGCATACATGTCGTAAGCGTGAACCGTGTGGGCTTCGAACAGGAAGGCCGCATGAAATTCTGGGGCGGCTCCTTTATCTCCAATCCTTTCGGTACTATCATTTACCAGGCCTCTCACGATCAGGAAGAAGTGTACGTACAGGAACTGGACCTGAATACGACCGACAGGTACCGTACGCATTGGCCGTTTATGCGCGACAGAAGAATTGACTCCTACGCTCCTATCACCAAAAGATTTATCGACGAAGCATAA